A window of the Diorhabda carinulata isolate Delta chromosome 1, icDioCari1.1, whole genome shotgun sequence genome harbors these coding sequences:
- the LOC130899941 gene encoding protein O-GlcNAcase isoform X1 translates to MAEETNLPNSENLNTKNGNFICGVVEGFYGRPWTTEQRKDLFQKMKKWNMNSYVYAPKDDYKHRAYWRELYTVEEAEHLTSLIQAAKDQNIIFYYALSPGLDITYSSSKEVAALRRKLEQVSQFGCHAFALLFDDIEPEMSEADKEIFQSFAQAQVSVTNECFQHLGQPKFLLCPTQYCSTRAVPNVTNSEYLNTLGSKLAPEINIMWTGQKVISRILTKENIQEVTEVLRRPPVIWDNLHANDYDQKRVFLGPYSGRSPDLIPKLRGVLTNPNCEYGANFVAIHTLAQWSRCNVDAQRDPSIHDTVSADIKLETETEDGLSGEDVPSTLSPNMYHPRQALRNAIKDWLPEFAKHKSAWGPITKPQPAVAVVPVPIIPSINTCMSLTSTSTTTSSSNTAIVNSNQLQALAEVCSTVSCTDSIVSAVPGPVMNSLVSETKVICNESIPNPITPVSIPIPIDTTESKTVTILSGTIIKPEKGKVDHETTENPADVTNLKDPKDESTMNTDTSLSNESSLSPSEPMDCNSTPNISPAHGNKCTNGSNEDVAMSENSTFSGSMQVDPNQMVIENNTENESKESALTYEDLALLCDLFYLPFEHGGQALQLLQEFNWLKSNAHLVIVANQRKDKSSPEVHEWFTRAEKLNEMSQAMTRLFEHISSCNNRELLYDLYAYIWDMRGVISLLNSYIKWLAGGHFPPSMPSYTQGTYTWFSKGWKETFMSGDQEPWVFRGGLTADLQRLIPVDSGNDLFIYKVPEMPTNRVFTIRPYLPTDEEIVYNVCTKTCKDGLEDPIPYPDKLRHLHADRIVGPYVTLHPEFCFVIEDDLGIVGYACAAPDYKKFRIKQELAWIPDMCEKYPMDCGKDIHKFAQESIAYFHNFKDEIYVNSPTHPSSMICSLLPSVLDQSVSKRLVTCILAALRANGSFGVHVVINSSDSYTHAFYGKLGFVENTQESIKGKIVMGRTF, encoded by the exons ATGGCCGAGGAAACAAATCTACCCAATTCCGAAaatttaaatacgaaaaatggaaattttatttgtggagTAGTTGAAG gtTTCTATGGAAGACCATGGACAACAGAACAGAGGAAGGATCTCTTTCAAAA aatgaaaaaatggaatatgAATTCATATGTATATGCACCAAAAGATGATTACAAACATCGTGCTTACTGGAGAGAACTGTACACAGTAGAAGAAGCAGAACATTTGACTAGCCTTATTCAAGCAGcaaaagatcaaaatattattttttattatgcattGTCTCCTGGCTTGGATATAACCTACAGTAGTTCTAAAGAAGTGGCAGCTCTGAGAAGGAAACTGGAACAAGTGTCTCAATTTGGTTGTCATGCTTTTGCATTGTTGTTTGATGATATTGAACCAGAAATGTCAGAAGCTGATAAAGAAATATTCCAATCTTTTGCCCAAGCACAAGTATCAGTTACAAATGAATGTTTTCAACACTTAGGTCAACCCAAATTTTTACTTTGTCCAACTCAATATTGTTCTACTAGAGCTGTGCCTAACGTCACAAATTCAGAATATTTAAATACCTTAGGATCCAAATTAGCACCAGAAATAAACATAATGTGGACTg gACAAAAAGTAATATCTAGAATATtgacaaaagaaaatattcaggaAGTAACAGAGGTATTACGAAGACCTCCAGTTATTTGGGATAATCTACATGCTAATGATTATGACCAAAAAAGAGTATTTCTTGGTCCTTACTCTGGTAGATCTCCTGATCTTATTCCAAAATTACGAGGTGTTCTTACTAATCCTAATTGTGAATATGGGGCCAATTTTGTAGCTATACATACCTTAGCGCAATGGTCTAGATGTAATGTAGATGCTCAAAGGGATCCTTCCATAC ATGATACTGTGTCTGCTGATATAAAATTAGAGACTGAGACTGAAGATGGATTATCAGGCGAAGATGTACCATCAACACTATCTCCAAATATGTATCACCCGAGACAAGCTTTACGAAATGCAATAAAAGATTGGCTGCCTGAATTTGCTAAGCACAAGTCAGCTTGGGGTCCCATTACCAAACCTCAGCCTGCAGTTGCTG ttgttCCTGTGCCTATAATACCTTCAATAAACACTTGTATGAGTTTAACATCTACTAGTACCACCACATCGAGTAGCAATACAGCTATagtaaattcaaatcaattacAAGCATTAGCTGAAGTTTGCAGTACA GTATCTTGTACTGATTCAATTGTTAGTGCAGTTCCAGGTCCTGTTATGAACTCTCTGGTATCAGAGACAAAAGTTATTTGTAATGAATCTATTCCTAATCCCATTACACCTGTTTCAATTCCTATTCCAATTGATACAACTGAGTCTAAAACTGTCACTATACTCAGTGGTACCATAATAAAACCAGAAAAAGGAAAAGTGGACCATGAAACTACAGAAAACCCTGCTGATG tcACAAATCTCAAAGATCCTAAGGATGAAAGTACTATGAACACTGATACTAGTTTAAGTAATGAGTCAAGCTTAAGTCCATCAGAACCAATGGATTGCAATAGCACCCCCAACATATCACCTGCACATGGAAACAAATGTACTAATGGCTCTAATGAAGATGTTGCGATGAGTGAGAATTCT ACTTTCAGTGGAAGCATGCAGGTAGATCCTAACCAAATGGTCATAgaaaataatactgaaaatgAAAG caAAGAGTCAGCGTTGACATATGAAGACTTAGCCTTACTTTGTGATCTATTTTATCTTCCATTTGAACATGGTGGACAGGCGTTACAACTATTACAAGAATTTAATTGGTTAAAGTCGAATGCACATTTAGTTATAGTGGCCAATCAGAGGAAAGACAAATCAAGTCCAGAG GTCCATGAATGGTTTACTAGAGCTGAAAAGTTGAATGAGATGTCGCAAGCCATGACTAGATTGTTTGAACATATATCAAGCTGTAACAATCGAGAACTATTGTATGATTTATATGCTTATATATGGGATATGAGAGGTGTGATATCGTTGCTCAATTCATACATCAAATGGCTTG CTGGCGGTCATTTTCCTCCATCGATGCCATCGTATACCCAGGGAACCTACACAT GGTTTTCGAAAGGATGGAAAGAGACGTTTATGAGTGGCGACCAAGAACCATGGGTGTTCAGAGGTGGACTTACTGCCGATCTACAG cGTCTAATTCCTGTTGATTCCGGGAACGATCTCTTTATATATAAAGTACCCGAAATGCCCACCAATCGAGTGTTCACTATTCGACCATACCTGCCTACCGATGAAGAAATCGTGTATAATGTTTGCACAAAAACGTGTAAAGATGGTCTCGAAGATCCAATACCTTATCCTGATAAACTTCGTCACCTTCATGCTGATAGAATAGTAGGACCTTACGTAACTCTCCATCcagaattttgttttgttatagaAGACGATTTGGGAATTGTAGGATATGCTTGTGCTGCTCCGGACTATAAGAAATTTAGGATAAAACAGGAGTTAGCTTGGATACCAGATATGTGTGAAAAATATCCAATGGATTGTGGTAAAGATATTCATAAATTTGCAcag gAATCCATTGCATACTTTCATAATTTCAAGGATGAAATTTATGTTAACAGCCCTACACATCCCTCCAGTATGATTTGTAGTTTGTTACCTTCCGTTTTAGACCAGTCTGTCAGTAAAAGATTGGTTACTTGCATATTAGCAGCATTAAGGGCAAATG ggTCTTTTGGAGTTCATGTTGTAATTAACTCATCAGACAGTTATACACACGCATTTTATGGGAAATTGGGATTCGTGGAAAATACCCAAGAATCTATTAAAGGAAAAATTGTGATGGGACGTACATTTTAA
- the LOC130899941 gene encoding protein O-GlcNAcase isoform X2 yields the protein MAEETNLPNSENLNTKNGNFICGVVEGFYGRPWTTEQRKDLFQKMKKWNMNSYVYAPKDDYKHRAYWRELYTVEEAEHLTSLIQAAKDQNIIFYYALSPGLDITYSSSKEVAALRRKLEQVSQFGCHAFALLFDDIEPEMSEADKEIFQSFAQAQVSVTNECFQHLGQPKFLLCPTQYCSTRAVPNVTNSEYLNTLGSKLAPEINIMWTGQKVISRILTKENIQEVTEVLRRPPVIWDNLHANDYDQKRVFLGPYSGRSPDLIPKLRGVLTNPNCEYGANFVAIHTLAQWSRCNVDAQRDPSIHDTVSADIKLETETEDGLSGEDVPSTLSPNMYHPRQALRNAIKDWLPEFAKHKSAWGPITKPQPAVAVVPVPIIPSINTCMSLTSTSTTTSSSNTAIVNSNQLQALAEVCSTVSCTDSIVSAVPGPVMNSLVSETKVICNESIPNPITPVSIPIPIDTTESKTVTILSGTIIKPEKGKVDHETTENPADVTNLKDPKDESTMNTDTSLSNESSLSPSEPMDCNSTPNISPAHGNKCTNGSNEDVAMSENSTFSGSMQVDPNQMVIENNTENESKESALTYEDLALLCDLFYLPFEHGGQALQLLQEFNWLKSNAHLVIVANQRKDKSSPEVHEWFTRAEKLNEMSQAMTRLFEHISSCNNRELLYDLYAYIWDMRGVISLLNSYIKWLGFSKGWKETFMSGDQEPWVFRGGLTADLQRLIPVDSGNDLFIYKVPEMPTNRVFTIRPYLPTDEEIVYNVCTKTCKDGLEDPIPYPDKLRHLHADRIVGPYVTLHPEFCFVIEDDLGIVGYACAAPDYKKFRIKQELAWIPDMCEKYPMDCGKDIHKFAQESIAYFHNFKDEIYVNSPTHPSSMICSLLPSVLDQSVSKRLVTCILAALRANGSFGVHVVINSSDSYTHAFYGKLGFVENTQESIKGKIVMGRTF from the exons ATGGCCGAGGAAACAAATCTACCCAATTCCGAAaatttaaatacgaaaaatggaaattttatttgtggagTAGTTGAAG gtTTCTATGGAAGACCATGGACAACAGAACAGAGGAAGGATCTCTTTCAAAA aatgaaaaaatggaatatgAATTCATATGTATATGCACCAAAAGATGATTACAAACATCGTGCTTACTGGAGAGAACTGTACACAGTAGAAGAAGCAGAACATTTGACTAGCCTTATTCAAGCAGcaaaagatcaaaatattattttttattatgcattGTCTCCTGGCTTGGATATAACCTACAGTAGTTCTAAAGAAGTGGCAGCTCTGAGAAGGAAACTGGAACAAGTGTCTCAATTTGGTTGTCATGCTTTTGCATTGTTGTTTGATGATATTGAACCAGAAATGTCAGAAGCTGATAAAGAAATATTCCAATCTTTTGCCCAAGCACAAGTATCAGTTACAAATGAATGTTTTCAACACTTAGGTCAACCCAAATTTTTACTTTGTCCAACTCAATATTGTTCTACTAGAGCTGTGCCTAACGTCACAAATTCAGAATATTTAAATACCTTAGGATCCAAATTAGCACCAGAAATAAACATAATGTGGACTg gACAAAAAGTAATATCTAGAATATtgacaaaagaaaatattcaggaAGTAACAGAGGTATTACGAAGACCTCCAGTTATTTGGGATAATCTACATGCTAATGATTATGACCAAAAAAGAGTATTTCTTGGTCCTTACTCTGGTAGATCTCCTGATCTTATTCCAAAATTACGAGGTGTTCTTACTAATCCTAATTGTGAATATGGGGCCAATTTTGTAGCTATACATACCTTAGCGCAATGGTCTAGATGTAATGTAGATGCTCAAAGGGATCCTTCCATAC ATGATACTGTGTCTGCTGATATAAAATTAGAGACTGAGACTGAAGATGGATTATCAGGCGAAGATGTACCATCAACACTATCTCCAAATATGTATCACCCGAGACAAGCTTTACGAAATGCAATAAAAGATTGGCTGCCTGAATTTGCTAAGCACAAGTCAGCTTGGGGTCCCATTACCAAACCTCAGCCTGCAGTTGCTG ttgttCCTGTGCCTATAATACCTTCAATAAACACTTGTATGAGTTTAACATCTACTAGTACCACCACATCGAGTAGCAATACAGCTATagtaaattcaaatcaattacAAGCATTAGCTGAAGTTTGCAGTACA GTATCTTGTACTGATTCAATTGTTAGTGCAGTTCCAGGTCCTGTTATGAACTCTCTGGTATCAGAGACAAAAGTTATTTGTAATGAATCTATTCCTAATCCCATTACACCTGTTTCAATTCCTATTCCAATTGATACAACTGAGTCTAAAACTGTCACTATACTCAGTGGTACCATAATAAAACCAGAAAAAGGAAAAGTGGACCATGAAACTACAGAAAACCCTGCTGATG tcACAAATCTCAAAGATCCTAAGGATGAAAGTACTATGAACACTGATACTAGTTTAAGTAATGAGTCAAGCTTAAGTCCATCAGAACCAATGGATTGCAATAGCACCCCCAACATATCACCTGCACATGGAAACAAATGTACTAATGGCTCTAATGAAGATGTTGCGATGAGTGAGAATTCT ACTTTCAGTGGAAGCATGCAGGTAGATCCTAACCAAATGGTCATAgaaaataatactgaaaatgAAAG caAAGAGTCAGCGTTGACATATGAAGACTTAGCCTTACTTTGTGATCTATTTTATCTTCCATTTGAACATGGTGGACAGGCGTTACAACTATTACAAGAATTTAATTGGTTAAAGTCGAATGCACATTTAGTTATAGTGGCCAATCAGAGGAAAGACAAATCAAGTCCAGAG GTCCATGAATGGTTTACTAGAGCTGAAAAGTTGAATGAGATGTCGCAAGCCATGACTAGATTGTTTGAACATATATCAAGCTGTAACAATCGAGAACTATTGTATGATTTATATGCTTATATATGGGATATGAGAGGTGTGATATCGTTGCTCAATTCATACATCAAATGGCTTG GGTTTTCGAAAGGATGGAAAGAGACGTTTATGAGTGGCGACCAAGAACCATGGGTGTTCAGAGGTGGACTTACTGCCGATCTACAG cGTCTAATTCCTGTTGATTCCGGGAACGATCTCTTTATATATAAAGTACCCGAAATGCCCACCAATCGAGTGTTCACTATTCGACCATACCTGCCTACCGATGAAGAAATCGTGTATAATGTTTGCACAAAAACGTGTAAAGATGGTCTCGAAGATCCAATACCTTATCCTGATAAACTTCGTCACCTTCATGCTGATAGAATAGTAGGACCTTACGTAACTCTCCATCcagaattttgttttgttatagaAGACGATTTGGGAATTGTAGGATATGCTTGTGCTGCTCCGGACTATAAGAAATTTAGGATAAAACAGGAGTTAGCTTGGATACCAGATATGTGTGAAAAATATCCAATGGATTGTGGTAAAGATATTCATAAATTTGCAcag gAATCCATTGCATACTTTCATAATTTCAAGGATGAAATTTATGTTAACAGCCCTACACATCCCTCCAGTATGATTTGTAGTTTGTTACCTTCCGTTTTAGACCAGTCTGTCAGTAAAAGATTGGTTACTTGCATATTAGCAGCATTAAGGGCAAATG ggTCTTTTGGAGTTCATGTTGTAATTAACTCATCAGACAGTTATACACACGCATTTTATGGGAAATTGGGATTCGTGGAAAATACCCAAGAATCTATTAAAGGAAAAATTGTGATGGGACGTACATTTTAA
- the LOC130899956 gene encoding S-methyl-5'-thioadenosine phosphorylase, with the protein MTPSVKVGIIGGTGFDNPDILKNRKEKFVSTPFGNPSDSLILGEIDGVPCVLLARHGRKHHLMPSNINYRANIWALKEEGCTHIIATSAVGSLQEHYKPGELALVDNLIDRTTNRQQTFYDGEPEHPIGVCHIPLEPVYCTKTRKLILEVADKLGMPIIKTGTLVTIEGPRYSTKAESKMYKLWGGDIIGMTQVPEAILAKEAAICYANIALVTDYDCWRDSGEKVSVPEVMKTFAGNVSKVIKLVLAVVPEIRRSNWKEVIAELKDMQQNSVMLPH; encoded by the exons ATGACACCATCAGTTAAG GTAGGAATTATTGGAGGTACTGGGTTTGATAACCCAGATATTCTGAAAAATcgtaaagaaaaatttgtttcaacacCTTTTGGAAACCCTTCAGATTCTTTGATATTAGGAGAAATAGATGGAGTCCCATGTGTTCTATTAGCTCGACATGGTCGGAAACATCATCTTATGCCAAGTAATATAAATTATCGTGCGAATATTTGGGCATTAAAAGAGGAAGGCTGTACTCATATCATAGCTACTTCTGCTGTAGGCTCTTTACAAGAGCACTATAAACCGGGAGAATTGGCTTTAGTTGACAATTTGATAGATAGAACAACGAATCGTCAGCAAACATTTTATGATGGAGAACCTGAACATCCAATTGGGGTTTGTCATATTCCCTTGGAACCTGTTTATTGTACAAAGACAAGGAAATTGATTTTAGAAGTAGCAGATAAACTTGGAATGCCTATAATAAAAACAGGTACTCTTGTAACCATTGAAGGACCACGTTATTCTACTAAAGCTGAAAGTAAAATGTATAAACTCTGGGGAGGTGATATTATTGGTATGACACAAGTACCTGAAGCAATTTTAGCTAAAGAGGCAGCTATTTGTTATGCTAATATAGCTTTAGTCACTGACTATGACTGTTGGAGAGATTCAGGGGAGAAAGTGTCTGTTCCAGAAGTTATGAAGACATTTGCTGGAAATGTTTCTAAagttataaaacttgttttggCTGTAGTGCCAGAAATACGTAGAAGTAATTGGAAGGAAGTTATTGCAGAACTTaag GACATGCAGCAAAATAGTGTAATGCTACCACATTAA